The Methanotorris formicicus Mc-S-70 DNA window ACTTTAATATTGTATCCAAATGGGAAAAGTTCCTTACAAATTTCTTCAAGTTTGTCTAACTCACTATCATCTTTGAGAGTTATCCAAAACCTTCCTGCCATAACAGTAAGTTCAACAAGAATTCCTCCAACGTTAATTACTCTTCTTTCTGTATGCTTTACTGGCGTTCCTTTTGCAGGTCCATAGTAAACGGTTTTTGGGAGGGGCTGCCCGTGAATAATGATTCTTTCTGTAGTTTCCAAATCATAAACTTTATTTAGGAATTTTTCAGTGGTAGTCGCCTTTAAATATCGGTGGGGGAAAACTTCAACTTCTATCATCTAAATCACTTAGATTTTGTCTTTAACTGCTAATGCCCCATCAATTACGTATTTCAATGGTTCTCTAAATTCATCAATTGCACTGAATACAGCACCGACTAATGCTGATGTTTTTTCTGGTGAGAACATTTGTGTCCCTGCATCTACACACATTGCAGCACATACTGGTGGGATTGCAAATCCTTTTGAGTGTCTTGTAACGATGTGGTTTCCGTTGAAGATACCTGGTCCTCCTCCACCATAGATGGAGTGTGAGAAGAAACTGAAACCGACTGCTGTACCTTCTGCTCTACCGAAGTCAACTCCTGGTAACCCAGTTTCATATTCAATTATGTCGTTGTAGTATAAGATTGTTGATGCAACGTTTTGTGCTGCTCTTGCTGCACCACAGTTTACAATAACTGCAGCAACTAAACCTGCTGCTGCGTAAGCGTTCCACTTAGCAACATCAACAGGTTTGTATAATACGAATCCTGATGGCATTTTTTTGTCTTCTGTAATAACTCCATCTTCTAATGCTCTTTCAACAATTGACGCTACAACTGTACCTACAGTTCCGTTCTTACCGTTTGCTTTTACTAAGTCAATTACTAAGTTATCTGCATTTAATCCTTGGTATGCTAAACCAAGTAAGTGTAATCTCTCAAATGATCCTATTGCGTCCCCCATTTCAAACATTGCTGTTTGTTCCATAATTGATGCAAATGCAACAGCGTTCATGATATTTTTCTTTGTTGTAGCAACGTAGTGGTTTACCATAATGTTTCTCAAAGCGTAACCTAAACCTTCTAAGTTTGTTGGTGCCCCCAACAATGAAGCAATATTTGCTCCCATGTAGTCAGGAACTTGTGGGTATCTTCCTAAGATTGCTGCGTGAACCATTGGTGCATCAAACATATCTACATCAAATGTCTTGATAATTGCTTCTTTTAAAGCCATTGCTGTGTTCAACATAGAAATTGAGTATTCAGCAGCAACTTCCAATCTTTTTGATGGTAACTGAACAGCCATTTGTTTTCCGTCATTGATGAGTTTTACACTTGTATCGTCGTCTGGGGAAATCCTCAACAACTTATCTACATATTCCATAATTGTCTCAGCATTTTCTACAATTGGTAAGTCCAATGTCCTACCTGGAATTACACAAGCCTTTCCTCCAACTGCTCCAGTCTTCAATGCATTTTCAATACCTGCTAAGTTAACTGCGACGGTTCTTTTAATATCCTTAACGAGTTTTTGGATTGTTGGGTTGTATAATGGGCTTATTGCTTCTAATGGCACATTTTCTTCAACAAGTTCTCCTTTTGCGTTGTACAAACATATTTTATCTTCATACTTTACCATAGGAACCACTCCTACACTTTGATTATTACATGGTTATTATTAGGTGATTATATATATTCAATTTTCCATTAAATTCAAACCGAAAACTTTATATATTTTCCATTTTGGAACTATGCAAACAAGATAAACCCAATTTAGTAATATCACAACTTGAATTATTATCATGATTTATGTTTGGTTATGATTTTTTCTAATAATAAAGAAACTCGATTCCCACAATAAATTTTAATATTTTTATGTTAATATTCATTATTAAGATATTATATCGAAAAAATACAATAGTGAATGATTATGAATTTTGGGATGAACATCGAAATGGATATTATAAACGAAAAAGAAAAAAAACCCCAACTACTCATAGATTTAAAAGGAGAGCCTGGAAAAGATTGCAATGGGTTTTGTAAGTTTTGCTATTTTAGAAAGGTGAATTATAATGATATATTTCCATTTGGATGCAAACACTGTACATTTCAAATTGGATGCGAGTATTGCACATACTCAGTAAGGGAAATAAATGGGGACTTCCTACCATTACCATTTGCTCTCCAACAAGTTCAAAGTGCATTATTTTTTAATAGGTATGAAAAAGTAAATATAACTGGTGGAGGAGACGTAAGTTGCTATCCATTTTTAGAAGATTTATGTAGATGCATCAGTGATATGGGGTTAAAAATACATCTTGGATACACATCTGGGAAAGGATTTAAAGATTTGAATACTGCAAAAAATTTGGTTGATTATGGAGTGGATGAAGTAACCTTTTCTGTATTTTCTACAAATGAAGAATTAAGAAGGGAGTGGATGAACGACAAAAATGCAAAAACTTCCCTTGAATGCTTAAGGCATTTCTGCGAAAATTGTGAGGTACATTGTGCCATAATAGTTGTTCCAGGAGTTAATGATGGGGAAGAACTTATTAAAACAGTTAGTGATTTAGTAAATTGGGGGGCAAAGGCAGTAATATTAATGAGATTTGCAAACAAAACTGAACAAGGATTGATTCTTGGAAATGCACCAATAGTTGAAGGCATAAAAACTCATACAATAGAAGAATTCAAAAATCTTGTTAAAAGAATCCATGAAGAGTTTGGAAGTAAAATAAGGGTTTCAGGAACCCCACTATATGACCCAATTACAAATACGCCTTTCGCTATATCTTACGAGGAAAATTTGCTAAATAAATTAAAAAATAAAATTGAATGCGAGGCTACAATTATAACTGGAAATGTGGCGTATCCATTTTTAAAGAAGATATTTGATGAAACTCCCGTAAATATTATTAAAGTTAATAAGGATATTGCCGACTTGATAACTGCAAAAGATTTGGAGGGAATTAATTTAAAAGAGTTATCCGATACTGTATTTATCCCTCCAAGGGCATTTGTCCACGATAGGGTAGCGGAAGAGATATTAACAAAAGATGGCGAAAAGAGGATGATTTTGAGGGGTGTTGAACAACTAACACTAGACGGAGAAGTTAGTGGAATATACACAAAAAAAGAAGCACTTGAATTTGAATTAGAGGCGTTTAATGAACTTATTGAGATGATAAATTTCTTTGGAACTAAAAAATAACATTATCTTTTTAAATCATACTTAATAATTTAAATATATTGATATTGGTATTTAAAATAAAAAAGTGCCGAGGGGGGGATTTGAACCCCCGACCTCCCGGTTTCTCAGGACCCGGGGATCGTCCCCGGGAAATGTCCGTATGAGCCGGGCGCTATGACCACCTAAGCCACCTCGGCACGCATTATCTTAATAACCCAAAGTCATATATATACTTTTCGGCGAAAATTTTATATACTGATGTGCAAAATTATAAATACTACTATCTATGCGGGGGTCGCCAAGCCTGGTCAAAGGCGCTGGATTGAGGGTCCAGTCCCGTAGGGGTTCCAGGGTTCAAATCCCTGCCCCCGCACTAATGATTAAATTATCTATTTTTTCGTTGTTGAATTTAATTAATCATGAATTTATTTGTTTTTACATTCTATATCCAAATATTCAAATTTAAGTATTTTTTGGTGATTTTATGATAACTGTTGGAGATGGAAGGTATCGAGTATTTTTAAAATACGATAAAGTAGGGGATGATTTAGTTGTTATTATTGGAGGGGGAGAGAAAGAACATGTTGGCAGTGCCTCATTGATGGATGGTGAACTAAAAACAATAAATAGGAAAAATCATAAAGATTACATTATTTCAGAATATGCTGCAAAAGTTATCTATAAAAAGATTAAAAAACCTGTTTTAGTTACTTGTGGGATTCATATAGACAATGCAAAAAAGGAAGAGATAGATATTTTAGTGGATAATGCAAAAAAATGTATTGAGTTATTTTTAATGAAAGGAGGAGGGTTATGAAAGTTGTTGTTTGTGTAACTGGAGCAAGTGGAGCAACATACGCAAAAAGATTATTGGAGATTTTGAAAGAAAAAGATATTAAAACTTCATTAATAATCTCAAATTCTGCAAAAAAGATAATTGAGTATGAATTGAAGATGAAATGTGATGATTTTATAAAGTTGGCAGATGAATATTATGATAATGATGACTTCTTCTCCCCCCTTGCATCCGGTTCAAATAAATTTGATGCCACCATTGTTATTCCCTGCTCAATGAAAACACTATCCTCAATAGCAAATGGATATAGTGGCAATTTAATAGTAAGAGTTTGCGATATTGCATTAAAGGAGAAGAGGAAATTAATTTTAATGCCGAGGGAAATGCCATTCAGTGCAATACATTTAGAAAATATGCTTAAATTGGCTAAATTAGGAGTTATTATTATGCCTCCAATTCCAGCATTTTACAACGAGCCAAAAACTATCGATGATTTAGTTAATTTTATTGTTGGAAGAGTTTTGGATATTTTGGGCATTGATAATAATTTATTCAAAAGATGGGGTGAATAAACTATGCTTGAAAAATTGGGAGAGAGCATTAACAAAGCATTAAATAAGATAAAAAATGCTGCATTTGTTGATAAAAAATTGATTAAAGAAGTGATAAAAGATATCCAAAAGGCGTTAATTCAGGCAGATGTTAATGTAAAGTTGGTTCTTCAAATGAGTAAGACAATTGAAAAAAGGGCTATTGAGGAAACCCCACCAAAAGGATTTTCAAAGAAAGAGCATATTATAAAGATTGTTTATGAGGAACTGGTAAAACTTTTAGGGGAAGAAGCAAAGAAGTTAGAGTTAAATCCAAAAAAACAGACAGTTATATTACTTGTTGGTATCCAAGGTAGTGGGAAAACAACAACTGCTGCTAAATTAGCAAGATATATCCAAAAAAGAGGTCTAAAACCTGCTTTAATTGCAGCAGATACTTACAGACCTGCTGCTTATGAGCAGTTGAAGCAACTTGCTGAAAAAATACACGTACCTTTGTATGGTGATGAAACAAGGACAAAATCACCAGTGGATATAGCAAAAGAAGGTCTTGAAAAATTCAAAAAGGTTGATGTCCTAATAATAGATACTGCTGGAAGGCATAAAGAGGAGAAGGGATTATTAGAAGAAATGAAGATGATGAAGGAAATAACAAACCCTGATGAGATTATATTGGTTATTGATGGGACTCTTGGACAGCAGGCAAGAAATCAGGCAAAGGCATTTAAAGATGCGGTTGGAGATATTGGGAGTATTATAGTTACCAAATTAGATGGTTCTGCAAAGGGGGGTGGAGCGTTAAGTGCAGTTGCTGAAATAAATGCCCCAATAAAATTCATTGGAACTGGGGAGGGAATTGATGATTTGGAGGTTTTCGATCCAAAGAAATTCATTTCAAGATTGTTGGGAATGGGAGATTTAGATACGTTGTTGGAGAAGGCGGATGAATTGGTGGATGAGAAAACTGAGGAAAGTATTGATGCGATATTAAGGGGAAAATTTACACTTAACGAACTCTATGCTCAATTGGAGGCAATTAATAAGATGGGGCCGATTAAGCAGATAATGAGCATGATACCAGGACTTGGAGGGGGACTTCCAAAAGAAGCAGCCCAGGTAACAGAACAAAAACTAAAAAAATACAGAATTATTATGGATTCAATGACAAAAGAAGAAAAGGAAAATCCAGAGATAATTAAAGCATCAAGAATTCAAAGAATTGCAAGAGGTGCAGGAGTTAAGCAGGAGGAGGTTAAAGAACTGCTAAAATACTACGCAACAACTAAAAAGGCAGTTGAAAACTTAAAGAGAGGTAAGATGTTAAAGATGGGAGGTCCTATTGGGCAAATTATGAGGCAGTTGATGTTTAAGGAAAAATAAACTAAAACATAAAAAACGTGGATATTTATGACATCAAAAGAATTTAATCCAATTGACTTATGGGAAGATTTATCAAAAATCAGAACAGATGATGAAGAGGGAGTAAAAAAAGCCTTTAAATACCTATCCAAATTTTTTGACAATTTAAATATAAAAACTAAAATTATTGAAGGTTGTTTTGTAGCATATAGAAGTTTTGAGGATGAGATTTTATTAAATTCACATATAGACACTGTAAAAGTTTTGAGGGAATTTGAAAAAGATGAAGAAAACTTCTATGGAACCGGTGTTTGCGATGCCAAAGCCCAACTCGTTTCATTAATAAACGCCTTCTTAAACAATGAAGGCTCTATTTTAGTTGTATCTCCAGATGAGGAGAGGGATTCTCATGGAATATACAATTTTTGTCATTGGTTAAAGAGGAACGCTAAGGATAAGAAATTTTACTGCATTGTTGGAGAACCTACTAACCTAAAGGTCTGTGTTGGTCATAAAGGAAGATTTGAAGTTGTTGTTAAAACATATGGAAAATCTTGCCATGCATCAAATCCAAAATACGGCATAAATGCCATAGAAATAATTGCCGATGTGATTTGTGATTTGAGAGATCTTCCCTGCAACTGCATAGAGATTGAAAATAAAAAATACTTCTCCACAATAACTCCAACGATGATAAAAGGAGGAATCCAATCTAATGTAATCCCAAATCATGCAGAGGTTATTTTAGATGTTAGGAGTGTGGAAGAACATTTAATGGAAAAAATAAAGAACTATTTGAAAGAAAAAAGATATTCAAAGTATGTTGAGGCATATTTAAACAAAAGAAAAGTTCCTTATGCGGATTTTTATATGCTAAAAAATAAGGAATTATTAAGATTTATATCAAAAAATTTTGAAATTGATTTTTTTACTGCAACATGTGAGGCTTTCTATTTTAACAATATATTAAATGCAGATGTTTTAATCTTTGGATCTGGAAGATTAGATGTTATCCATTCTAAAAAAGAATATTTAGATATTAAGGAATTTGAAAAAGGATTAAAAATGGCAGATGATTTATTAAAGCATATAATCGATTTTAAATGAAACTTTTAAAAAAGTTGAACGAAAACCTTTCGGTTTTCGTAGCCCAAACCTTACGGTTTGGTTGAGCAAATCTTCGGATTTGCAGCCCGAACCTCACTTCGTTCGGTTCGGTTTCATCAAAACGGGATGCATTATAGTTGTGTGCGAATTTTTTAATGATTATTCAAACCATAAATAATTTAAATATTAGTATTTAGCCACAAAACTAAATTTTATTAAGGTAATAGCCCCTTTAAACGCACACAACTATATCTCACTTCGTTCGGCAATGCCTCTTATTGATTAAATCCCAGTAATCCTTATTCCTGCACCCTTTAATTTATGCTTTATATTTAATTTTATCAATAACGGAGTTATTACTTCAATAATCCTTGACATTTCTAATTCCCCACAGTCAATTGCTCTAACACCTTCAATTTCCTCAGCTAATTCCATAACAACCTTTTTTGCCTCCTCATCATCCCCACAAACTAATACATCACATTCAACAGGATTGTCTAAATCCTCCAATGCCTTAGAAGAGATGTTTTGGAATGCACTCACAACCTTTGAATTTTTGAGTTTCTCTTGCACCATCTCTGCAACAGAACCTTGTGGTGGGAGAAGAGGTCTTGTTGCCTTATCCCCTATTGCAGTTGCTAATGGGACACCAATGGAAACAACAATCTTCCCATCTAAAACATCCTTTAATTCTTTGATTGTTGATATGGTGTATTCATAAGGGAGTGAGAGGATTACAACATCCCCCTCTTTTGCAGCATCTTTATTCTCTAAGCCAATAACATTTGCATCAATGCCTTTCTCTTTTAATATATTCCTAACCTTTTCTGCTGCATCCTCTGCCTTCTCTTTTTTCCTTGAACCTATTATGACCTCATGATTCTTAGCAAATCTCAAAGATAATCCAAAACCCTGGTCTCCAGTACCTCCTAAGATTGCCACCTTCATAATTTCACCTCTAACTCAATTTCTTCCTCTAAAATAGATAGATATTCACTTAAAACATCCTTACTTTTAACTGCATCCCTAACATTTTTATTTTCTATTGATAAAACTCCATCATATTTAATCTCTTTCAACTTTTTGAGGACACTTAAAAAATCAATCTTTCCATCCCCTATTTTTAAATGTTCATCATCATAACCATTGTTATCGTGTATGTGGACGTGAACGATACCTTTCCCAATGCTATTCAACTCTTCAACAAAATCAGTTGGATTTCCAATGGTGTTTGCATGTCCAATATCAAAGGTTATGCCAAGATATTTTGAATCTATATCCTTAACAATCTCCCTCAAACTTTCTGGTGTTATTCCTAAAACTCCCTTGAAATTTGGCATATTTTCGAGGCCAATTGTAATTCCATAATCCTCTGCAACTTCAACAATATCATTTAAAGTTGAGAAGTTATTATCCAATATATCCTCAACGTAATTACTCCACAATGGTGGAATATAACCAGGATGCACAACAACAACACTCGCATCTAATTCAAAAGCCCCTTCAATTGCATCAGTTATACAGTCAACTGTCAATCTCCTAACTCTTTCATTCATTGATGCAGGGTTTAAATCAGAAAATGGGGCATGGACAACAATATCCACCTCATACCTATCCTTTAACTCCATAAGATACTTTATATTTTTTGGGGAAAGGTAGTGGTTCCCCTCACATACTATTTCCCAACAGTCAAAGTGGTTTTCTGCAATTTTCTCCATAGTGGATTTTAAATCCTCTGGTAAAAAAACCAATGATGAAATTCCAAACTTCATTTTATCACCAAACGGAAAATTGTAAAAATTTTAATTTATACCCTGAGGTAGCTTCATTTTTTATCACCAAACAGAAAATAATTTTAAATAATTTATATCACTACCATTATAAAAAGTTATAACTTTAAGGAAAAACTTGAAGGTGATAGTTTGGCATCGTTTGAATTAAAAACACCAATTTCAAAAGAAACCATCAGCAAATTGAAAGTTGGAGATGTTGTTTATTTGAGTGGGATTATATATACTGCAAGAGACGAGGCACATTTAGAGATTATAAAATACCATAAAAAAGGGAAGAAATTGCCTTTCAATTTAGAAAATGGCGTAATTTACCATGCAGGACCAATAATGAAAAAAGAAAATGATAAATGGGTTTGCATTGCAATAGGTCCCACAACCTCTGCAAGGATGAACGATACTGAGGAAGAGGTAATAAACATAACCAATTTATCCGCAATCGTTGGGAAGGGTGGAATGAAGAAGGAACTATTAAATGTATTTAAAGAAAAGAAGGTTGTTTATCTATCTGCTCCAGGAGGATGTGCCGCACTTTTAGCAAATTGCATAAAAGAAGTTAAAAACGTCTATTTTTTAGAATTGGGGATGCCTGAGGCAGTTTGGGAATTGGAAGTTGAGAACTTTGGTCCTTTAATTGTGGCGATGGATGTGCATGGAAACAGTATTTATGAAGATGTTAATGAGAAGGTTTTTAAAAATTTAAAAATGATGGTTCAACCTCAAAAATCATAAACCAATATTTTTTATTTTATCCATAAATTTAAACATACAAATCCAACTTTCTAAAATAAAAAAGAATTGAATTGAAAAACTGCCCAATTATTTGATTGGGACGAACATGGAGCTTCTTGTAGCCCCCATACCTGGGCTTCCGTGTTGAACTGGTTTTCTTGTGAGTGAGAACTCTCCAAGATAGTGTCCAATCATCTCTTCTGAAACTTTAACTTCAACGAATTCCTTACCATTGTAAACTCCAAATGTCAATCCAACCATATCAGGTGTAATAACAAAGTCCCTACAGTGTGTTCTAATAGTTCTTGGCTCTTTACCTTTCTTCAACAATCTTCTTGCTCTTTTAATTTTCATAACCAACTTTCTTTGCTGTGGTGTTAAACCTCTCAACATACTTCTTCTTTGTCTTGAAGGGAGTAATTTAATAAATTCTTTTAAAGGTATCTCTTGAAGTTCTTCTAATGTGTACCCTCTATATTTAAATT harbors:
- the mcrD gene encoding methyl-coenzyme M reductase operon protein D, whose protein sequence is MIEVEVFPHRYLKATTTEKFLNKVYDLETTERIIIHGQPLPKTVYYGPAKGTPVKHTERRVINVGGILVELTVMAGRFWITLKDDSELDKLEEICKELFPFGYNIKVGKFLKDKPTVTDYIKYGERFVNEIDKRLIGITDPRSKFESSVKIIPKEEDEEKQ
- the mcrB gene encoding coenzyme-B sulfoethylthiotransferase subunit beta → MVKYEDKICLYNAKGELVEENVPLEAISPLYNPTIQKLVKDIKRTVAVNLAGIENALKTGAVGGKACVIPGRTLDLPIVENAETIMEYVDKLLRISPDDDTSVKLINDGKQMAVQLPSKRLEVAAEYSISMLNTAMALKEAIIKTFDVDMFDAPMVHAAILGRYPQVPDYMGANIASLLGAPTNLEGLGYALRNIMVNHYVATTKKNIMNAVAFASIMEQTAMFEMGDAIGSFERLHLLGLAYQGLNADNLVIDLVKANGKNGTVGTVVASIVERALEDGVITEDKKMPSGFVLYKPVDVAKWNAYAAAGLVAAVIVNCGAARAAQNVASTILYYNDIIEYETGLPGVDFGRAEGTAVGFSFFSHSIYGGGGPGIFNGNHIVTRHSKGFAIPPVCAAMCVDAGTQMFSPEKTSALVGAVFSAIDEFREPLKYVIDGALAVKDKI
- the mmp10 gene encoding methyl coenzyme M reductase-arginine methyltransferase Mmp10 (Mmp10 (methanogenesis marker protein 10) is a cobalamin-requiring radical SAM methyltransferase that creates the methylarginine modification to methyl coenzyme M reductase.), coding for MDIINEKEKKPQLLIDLKGEPGKDCNGFCKFCYFRKVNYNDIFPFGCKHCTFQIGCEYCTYSVREINGDFLPLPFALQQVQSALFFNRYEKVNITGGGDVSCYPFLEDLCRCISDMGLKIHLGYTSGKGFKDLNTAKNLVDYGVDEVTFSVFSTNEELRREWMNDKNAKTSLECLRHFCENCEVHCAIIVVPGVNDGEELIKTVSDLVNWGAKAVILMRFANKTEQGLILGNAPIVEGIKTHTIEEFKNLVKRIHEEFGSKIRVSGTPLYDPITNTPFAISYEENLLNKLKNKIECEATIITGNVAYPFLKKIFDETPVNIIKVNKDIADLITAKDLEGINLKELSDTVFIPPRAFVHDRVAEEILTKDGEKRMILRGVEQLTLDGEVSGIYTKKEALEFELEAFNELIEMINFFGTKK
- the lpdD gene encoding prenylated flavin chaperone LpdD — encoded protein: MITVGDGRYRVFLKYDKVGDDLVVIIGGGEKEHVGSASLMDGELKTINRKNHKDYIISEYAAKVIYKKIKKPVLVTCGIHIDNAKKEEIDILVDNAKKCIELFLMKGGGL
- a CDS encoding UbiX family flavin prenyltransferase, with the translated sequence MKVVVCVTGASGATYAKRLLEILKEKDIKTSLIISNSAKKIIEYELKMKCDDFIKLADEYYDNDDFFSPLASGSNKFDATIVIPCSMKTLSSIANGYSGNLIVRVCDIALKEKRKLILMPREMPFSAIHLENMLKLAKLGVIIMPPIPAFYNEPKTIDDLVNFIVGRVLDILGIDNNLFKRWGE
- a CDS encoding signal recognition particle protein Srp54, with protein sequence MLEKLGESINKALNKIKNAAFVDKKLIKEVIKDIQKALIQADVNVKLVLQMSKTIEKRAIEETPPKGFSKKEHIIKIVYEELVKLLGEEAKKLELNPKKQTVILLVGIQGSGKTTTAAKLARYIQKRGLKPALIAADTYRPAAYEQLKQLAEKIHVPLYGDETRTKSPVDIAKEGLEKFKKVDVLIIDTAGRHKEEKGLLEEMKMMKEITNPDEIILVIDGTLGQQARNQAKAFKDAVGDIGSIIVTKLDGSAKGGGALSAVAEINAPIKFIGTGEGIDDLEVFDPKKFISRLLGMGDLDTLLEKADELVDEKTEESIDAILRGKFTLNELYAQLEAINKMGPIKQIMSMIPGLGGGLPKEAAQVTEQKLKKYRIIMDSMTKEEKENPEIIKASRIQRIARGAGVKQEEVKELLKYYATTKKAVENLKRGKMLKMGGPIGQIMRQLMFKEK
- a CDS encoding M20/M25/M40 family metallo-hydrolase; the protein is MTSKEFNPIDLWEDLSKIRTDDEEGVKKAFKYLSKFFDNLNIKTKIIEGCFVAYRSFEDEILLNSHIDTVKVLREFEKDEENFYGTGVCDAKAQLVSLINAFLNNEGSILVVSPDEERDSHGIYNFCHWLKRNAKDKKFYCIVGEPTNLKVCVGHKGRFEVVVKTYGKSCHASNPKYGINAIEIIADVICDLRDLPCNCIEIENKKYFSTITPTMIKGGIQSNVIPNHAEVILDVRSVEEHLMEKIKNYLKEKRYSKYVEAYLNKRKVPYADFYMLKNKELLRFISKNFEIDFFTATCEAFYFNNILNADVLIFGSGRLDVIHSKKEYLDIKEFEKGLKMADDLLKHIIDFK
- the npdG gene encoding NADPH-dependent F420 reductase, which encodes MKVAILGGTGDQGFGLSLRFAKNHEVIIGSRKKEKAEDAAEKVRNILKEKGIDANVIGLENKDAAKEGDVVILSLPYEYTISTIKELKDVLDGKIVVSIGVPLATAIGDKATRPLLPPQGSVAEMVQEKLKNSKVVSAFQNISSKALEDLDNPVECDVLVCGDDEEAKKVVMELAEEIEGVRAIDCGELEMSRIIEVITPLLIKLNIKHKLKGAGIRITGI
- a CDS encoding sugar phosphate isomerase/epimerase family protein, which translates into the protein MKFGISSLVFLPEDLKSTMEKIAENHFDCWEIVCEGNHYLSPKNIKYLMELKDRYEVDIVVHAPFSDLNPASMNERVRRLTVDCITDAIEGAFELDASVVVVHPGYIPPLWSNYVEDILDNNFSTLNDIVEVAEDYGITIGLENMPNFKGVLGITPESLREIVKDIDSKYLGITFDIGHANTIGNPTDFVEELNSIGKGIVHVHIHDNNGYDDEHLKIGDGKIDFLSVLKKLKEIKYDGVLSIENKNVRDAVKSKDVLSEYLSILEEEIELEVKL
- a CDS encoding FumA C-terminus/TtdB family hydratase beta subunit yields the protein MASFELKTPISKETISKLKVGDVVYLSGIIYTARDEAHLEIIKYHKKGKKLPFNLENGVIYHAGPIMKKENDKWVCIAIGPTTSARMNDTEEEVINITNLSAIVGKGGMKKELLNVFKEKKVVYLSAPGGCAALLANCIKEVKNVYFLELGMPEAVWELEVENFGPLIVAMDVHGNSIYEDVNEKVFKNLKMMVQPQKS
- a CDS encoding 30S ribosomal protein S19 — its product is MARGRAARKKKRQQQVTVRRKEFKYRGYTLEELQEIPLKEFIKLLPSRQRRSMLRGLTPQQRKLVMKIKRARRLLKKGKEPRTIRTHCRDFVITPDMVGLTFGVYNGKEFVEVKVSEEMIGHYLGEFSLTRKPVQHGSPGMGATRSSMFVPIK